The genome window gaccggggttcaattccccggccgggtgaagataagttgggtttatcttctttcacgtgtaggtgtagcccctgttcacccagcagtgagtaggtacgcgacgtcaggcaaggagttgtgacctcgttgtcgcggtgtgttgtgtgtgagtggtctcgcccgtatttttaaacattccgcCACCTACGTTCACcaatttgacatggctttcctaagagtttggggcacttccaggagtagttttatgaccctggtggtagtgtgacccttcttctgtgccatgaaccttaaacactcatgaaaacccgattgatgccctctttgacctttagaaatagttgatgtgagaagcgatggtgtcttaaaatacggccctcagtcctacccaaagatcggtactacgaggtCTATGatagtcattattatcattatcactagtATTTCTTGCATTATTATCATcacacgagtacacacacactcactgctcAAGCATTCTCCCCCTGGTCACTGCAGCCACCCACAGTGCTTAGTCCTCGCCGCCCCGTGCCATGCGCCGTCACCACAGCCTACCATTGCCTTCACTGATAAGATGACAGCTGCAATATCTCCTCCAATACCTAGAGAACAATGTAGTGGCAGTGATTGTTCTGACGGATGTGCTAGCCTGCAAACGTTTACTTATGTAGCCTTCTGTGCACAGGCTAGATTTTCCCGACTGCGGCTGCaccttcattcttgttttcattaCTAGAAATAATACTGTTACTATTATCATGATAGTCATTGTTATCATTACCActagtattgttatttttttcattattatcatcacacgagtacacacacacacacacacacacacacacacacacacacacacacacacacacacacacacacgtcagtaaAACCAAATTAACAGTACACGTTTGagccatattctttttttttttcaggcctGGACCTTCCCCACGCGTGTCTACAGTAAGTGGAATCGTTCATCTTCGTCTTGGAGTTCCAAAGTTGGCGATCAGTCTTCATATTAGGTCACGCTTTCTATGTAATGCGTGTACATGTTAGGGAGAGCAGCACATGATAGCATATCATTAGTTTTATCGTCGCTCGGGAAGTCGCGTGACGTaggcagaagagaagaaaggtgagTGAGGGAGCCAGGACGGTGGACGGCGGCTTGTTTCTCGCCAAGAGGGAGGAGGCGATCGAGGCTACAGTCCCAATGCGTAGTGTCACGGACGATTTTTCAAACGTCGTCTGCATGCACCCTGTCACTAAAGTGGACGTGTTGGAATTTTCAAAGCAGCTTATGGTTGAGGTTTTGAGTCAATTCACGGGGTTTCCTCAAGTTCAGTGTAAACAACAGGTGTTCAGCGAGGCGGCACATTGTCCCAACTGCGTTTAATAATTCCTCTTCAGAGTTATATCTGACTGTACCAACGCAAGATTTACAGCAGTTTCGGGGGATTAGACCATGTAGGGGTTCTCAACCTGGAGAAAATTACCCAAAATGGGGTAATGTGCTCTCTTCCGCGGGAGACAGAGGGCAACCTGGAAAAGGTAAAAACAGTAAAATCATACCCATTGAGTCAGACTTCAAATTAAAACAGGCTCAATATGTCCGTTTCTGCCCTTTTTCACTCCAGCTGCCTAGTATACCACATGCAAATACATTAATAAGTTTTCAAAGTATGGATGCTGTAATATAATTGTTGCAGCGTGAGCAATTAGGGGCAATGAGTGAAGGGAGGTGTGGGGAAGGGGGTAATGGGCATGCATATAATAGTTGGGGGAGGAATATTCTTGTCCGTGACTGTGCCCTCCCATCCCAGGTCAGCAGGTCAATGTGAGTCTTGTGTCGACATATTACGTGGAAGTAACCTGGGTCAAGACATTACTGTGGCTGGGCGTTGATGACTACAATGTCAGTTTTACCGCAGAGAGCTCCAACGAATGTACTAAGGTGAGTTtgagtagtatagtagtagtagtagtagtagttgtagtagttgttagcagtgatttttttttttttacgtgtcagcctatagcgccggtaggctttcttgaggagcctggatggtagtcggccccagcccgttcctgattcacttggacggtttcctctagagtccgggttgatgggtggtcttcaggacagcaatctgtggggattcgaacccgtgtcgtccaacacacggtgaatgtggggcccgcacgctaaccactcaaccaccgcctacccctttcaaagtagtagtagtagtagtagagacagtaagcccgttttcttctttttaagaTGGATGAGTGAGGGCAAGGATATAACTAAAGTGTGTTGAAAAATATCAGccagaggagacagaggaagatgcCAAAGGAAATTGATCAAAATATATTTGGTGCTAAAGAACGTTGGTTCCGCTCTCTTGGACCTTTCACTCAGTACCACGCACTAAGTCATCTAGTGAGGTCATGCGTCCTGTTGAATCAGCGCTTACACCGTCACCAAGAGAAGCCCTGTTAACATGCTGCGTATCGGCTGTTTCTTTATCCCCAGACCATCCACTGCTCTGACATCATCTGCACCTTCAACAGTTTACCTTGTGGCGTGGTCAGCCCCtgcactaacaccaccaccacagtcgcCGGGGACACGTATTCTGCGCCACCCCTCTCCGCCGTCACTGGTGGGTGTATGCAAGGACCTGGTTGTATGACTATTGATGGATTTGCGTGATGTTTGTCCACCACTGTCTATACCACTGTCCATTTAACCTTCTGTCAAGCTCTGTAAACATTTTCCTCCTGTCTGGTCTATCTTCCTGTCTTGGTGTGCCTGTTTGTCTCTATCATCGTCCCTGTCTTTATAAGTTCGTTAATTAATATCTGTTAATGCTTCCCTTTTTGTCTTGCCTGCCTCTCTGTCTTGATTGTCCTGTCTGTCTCTTAtgtttctgtctgtatgtctgcatGTCACTAACTGTCTGGCTGTCTCCTTGGATTGCCTCTCTGTCACGATATTGTCAGCATCTCCCGTTGGTTTAAATGTTTGCTTGCCACTATGTCTGTTCAACTGTTGGGCTGTCTTATCGGACCTACACGGCTTTCCCGTTGCATTCCCCTCTCTTTCGcgccattccttcccctctctcgtgTTGCAATAATGATTTTAGTCCTAAAACATTTTATTCCCTTGTCATCACTCTCACAACGCGCAGCCAAACGCTCCGTTCATCcacccatctatccatccatcttgtCACCCATCCTCTTTTCACAGGTCCGGAGAAGGTCACCAACTTCGCCATGAATCTCGAGGAAGGAGTTGAGTATATCTCCTGGGTAAACCCCTCGACGGACTCCTCCCCTTGCTACACTGAAACTGCCGTCAGAGTGTCGTTCAATGACGAAGACTCCATCAGCTACTTCAATCACAGCCAAGAGAGCACCAGCAAGGGCCTGTGTGCACCAGGTTACGGGACGGTGGAAGTGTGGACTCAAGGCGGCGACGGGCACAGCAACTCATCCTGGGAACCCATCATATACAGCGGGTcaggtaagtagtagtagtagcaatagtagtagtagtagtagtaatggtagtagtagtagtagtagtagtagtagtagtagtatagtagtagtcgtagtattagtagtagtagtagtagtagtactatagtAGTAGTCCACTggcaaaacagaaaaagagaaaaaaaatcaaacacaaAACGAAGACTGGAAAACCTCCACACACAACGTCATGATCAATTTGGCTTGTAGAGGTGACTGATGCTTTCCTCTTGAAAGCGTTACTGTTCTAGGAAGGAGGAATGACAAAGAGAGGGTGCTTTAAAGTTTACCAGTGAACGCAATGAAATAATGAAAgtactggttaacttttgcattagcAAGTTAGAGAGCATAGGTGTGAGCTGGAGTAGTTTGATCCTGGGCAGTAATGATGTGCATGACCTCCCCATAGCTTTGACTCTCTCAGGACGAAGGAAATTTAGGCATCTCGGAAACTTTTCTATCATTTGCATTTTTGGTATCTcgctttcctctctttttgtgTGAGAGTAACACTCAGCTGCCATATGTTGGTCCTCGATCTGAATGTCGGTGTTAGAAAGAAGGAGCAAAACAACAATGGTTCTTTATTCGTTCAGGAGTGGTTGATGTGGTGACATTTGAAACTTGCGAGCCAGTGGGATGTACTAGCCTCCAGGTGGAGTGGTCCAACACCCCGGTGTGTCCCGACGTGGAGTACCTCTCAGTAGAGGTGGGTGACGTCAGGCAAAATGTATCCACCAACACCAGTAACCTGACTGTGACGGGCCTCGAAGTTGAAAAAAAGTATTACACCTGCATTTATGCAAGGAATAAAGACGGAAATGTACTGCAGCATTCCTGCATGAGTTACTGTGAAACTCCAACTCAAGGTGGgtactgttttttttatgatatatatatatatatatatatatatatatatatatatatatatatatatatatatatatatatatatatatatatatatatatatatatatatatatatatatatatatatatatggggagagAAGGATCCCTCTGCCCCGACCAAAGATGAGGGTGAGTCTTTAACACTGAGTCACCAAATCAGCTCCCcgccctcctcacccttccttcaaaCGAACAGCCAGTCTGATGTGTGCACGCCTTCACCAGTTTTCACCTCCATAGGCAGAGGTTCTGCGGGAGCTTAAATAAAATAGAGTATAGGAGACCACTTTCGTCTCCGTAGCTGATAACCTGTATGTTGTAATTCATAGCTGTACACTATGTATTCTAGTTTTATAAAGATAAAGCATGTTTTTCCTAATACTGGCAGTTATTATGTTCTAGTCACTCCACCTCGTGTGATTTAGCCTAAGCAAGTAATATAGTTTTTCTTTGATTTAGTCGAGAACTTAGCTGTTCCTACATTGTTAGTCAAGTGACATGCACGACTTGTTTTCAGTGCCGGAGAACCTTACGGTCAAACCCCTCAGCACTTCTGCTCTTCATTTCACCTGGGACCCTCCCGTGTGCCAGAAGCCCCCGGTCCTGTATCAACTCGATATTGATTACCATTATTACACTACAACGGAAACTGAATATATAGTGGATGGTTTGAGGTCGTTTTATAGGTATATCGTAGAAGTGCAAGTAGGCCAAGGATACCATTATAGCGACGAAAAGGCCACCATGACCGCCTACACGTTGCCAATCAGTGAGTATGAGAGAAGATGCTATTACTGTTATCATagacattatcatcattatcatcatcatcatcatagtaaTATTGTCTATTCCACCTCAGGTGACAGCAAATCAAGCGAGAAGCCTTTCCCTATAGAGTCTGTAAGGAGAGGCTAGACAATGTTGCTGGTGATTGGTTACAGCTAACCCAATGGGGGTAGGGCAAAGCATGTTGGAGAACGAGCACTCAAAAGCGCTTCCTTAATTCACTGAACCTTTTTTCATATGTGTTGTCACCTGAGGTggaataaactttttttttgtagtagtagtagtagtagtagtagtggtagtagtagtagtagtaacagtagtagcataGTAATGTATTGCCCAGAATGCCACTTCCCCTTACATCCACACAAGAATTGGTAGTTACAAAGACAAAAGCTAAAGAAGTTGcaggaaaaatacataaaaaagtgaGACTTTTTATGTTTATTGTTCGGGCTACTTTTTGGACAtgatagaatttttttttaaattatcatGTGGGAGCGGTTAGGCCAAACAGACACCAGCATATTTACCCCAAAGAAATGGGGAAATGGGCAACTTTCTTTTTCGTCATCATATGGGCCCTTTAACTAATAAGAGCTGTAGAACTTAACTGAAAATACAATTTTATCGTTTATTCATGGTAATAAATTGGCAGTGTAAGAAATATTCATATCATCTACTTGTACTGCGatgaaaaagtacaaaaaaaatgtAACTGCTGATGAATGCTCGTGTTTAGTATCTTCAAGTTTTAGCAAGATGTTCCTAAAGATATGTGTTACTAATGAGCCAAAATTGCAGATTCGTGGCTAAATTTTCCACAGGCACCTTACCCTTAGTGTTTCCAAATGCGAAGACTTTCCAAAATTTCGAGAATGCTTCCTTTTGACTTCCGGAAGGCCTGACACATTCTAAAATGGTCACTAAGATGCTATTTCCCATAACTTCTTGTGTGGATTTGTCACTAATCACACtctaaaataaagtgaaaaaatacaattgtaataaataataataaaaaaacagatcACTGAGAAGAAAACCTTCCAAACTCACTTAGCATGCGGGGGTACCTCTTTGtctgactggttaaggagtggctttccaaTCTCGCTGGTCACGGGTTCGATCCTGGTGCCGGTAAAACCCTCTGGAGTaacttctcgtgtgtttcgtgacaCACAGAGGTCGGGTGAAGGTTATAGTACAATGGAATTCGGGCCATACACCCTTTACCCGAGGTAGTCCCCAGTCATTACCCCCCTGTACGGTGTCTTCATTCCTGGCCAGATAATAGGTTTAGCGATGAGGTAGGATCTGATGGcttgattttgtttttcttctttttggtctAGTTGTGCTTCATGTGTggttgattttatatatattcccaCTCATTAAGATCCCCACATAAAATTTTGACAACTGCCATGTTTGCTATGCTATGTAAAATTATGTATAGTTGCCACGTGCTGATCATTATTTTGGGGGGGAATACTCTCTTTGCTCTTCCAGGCCCGTCCCTGTATGTTGAGTGGCGTGGTGATAAAATCTATGCATCTTGGAGTTTCTCTGCCTACAACCATTGGGGTTTCACCTTTCGCTTCAAGGTCACGTGGGGCGAGTCCCTACAACACGAGGAGGAAACgctcgtaagagagagagagagagagagagagagagagagagagagagagagagagagagagagagagagagagagagagagagagaatgaaaaaaaaattattattacgGCGCTATTGGTGAACCGAAGCCACAAACATTCGCCTTTCTTTCATGTTCTAGAATTATCATCTCTGGATCGATGAATTCAACAGCACGGATGAGGTGTACCGGGTCTGTGTGGCTGTCTATCCCATAGGCAGAGAAGACCTGATGAGCGACACTGACTGCGAAAACGTACCAGGTAAAGATTCTGCAAGTTTCCGTTGATTCATGCGTTaatatttttactttctcctctccttgaTAACACTTAAATAGTTTGATTCaatgtattttcctcttttttatattttccatttcattatcatttttcccAACACTTTGTACGTATGAGGAGGCATGTCCAGAGGTGTTAGGATGTGTTTTAACAGTGGCCGGGATGGTCCTTGGGGGGGTGTCCGTGGGGGTACGTATTAGGAGGCATGTCCAGAGGTGTTAGGATGTGGTATACCAGCGGCCGGGATGGTCCTTGGGGGGGGGCCCGTGGGGGTACGTAGGAGGAGGCATGTCCAGAGGTGTTAGGATATGCTTTAACAGTGGCCGGGATGGTCCTTGGGGGGGTGTCCGTGGGAGTACGTAGGAGGAGGCATGTCCAGAGGTGTTAGGATGTGTTTTAACAGTGGCCGGGATGGtccttgggagggggggggggtatgtatgAGGAGGCATGTCCAGAGGTGTTAGGATGTGTTTTAACAGTGGCCGGGATGGTCCTTGGGGGGGTGTCCGTGGGGGTACGTATGAGGAGGCATGTCCAGAGGTGTTTGGATGTGTTTTAACGGTGGCCGGGATGGTCCTTGGGGGGGTGTCCATGGGGGGAGGGTGGTTGAGGTTGTCATGGGGTGGTGTTCGTGGGAGGGATCCTGTCCGTTTTGGGGGTGCTGGGCGTGATGGTCGGGGTGGTGAttgttactgtccccccttgctcaaggggggacagtaaccactccttgtcagcggaaaaatcccgacCTGAACGGGGCTCGAAGCTCCGCTTGTCAGGCCGCGAACCCTGGCAGCGCAGAGATTTTAATCACTGAactacggagcggtgtgtgtgtgtgtgtgtgtgtgtgtgtgtgtgtgtgtgtgtgtgagcaactTTAAGGAAAGAGTGAATAATATAATTTTCCTTTAGAATCGGAATCCGGACTCAGTGGCTGGGCGATAACTCTGATTGTGCTCGGGACGCTGGCTGTGATTGCGGTTGGGGTGTTTTGTGCCGCAGTTCATCATAACAAATCAAAGGCTCAACAACGACAactacaacagcagcaacagcagcaagaCGTATACACTCTCAATCACGGGGTAACCAATCCTGCTGCAATCACATAAGGGTACATTTCCCATGGTAGGCAGTTCTTCCTGTTGTGTCACACCCTGTCCACTGCTGCTGGTCGTGGCACAACTCCACAAGCATGTTCAAGCACAACGTTCAACTTTTGTTTTCAGTTCATTATTAAAAACAAGAGACAAACGGAATTGTATCTCAAGTAGCAACTGCTCTCCTGTTAAACTGCATTTGATTTCATGGTGTTTGTTGTACAAATAATTCATAATAAAATTTTGCTGTAAATTCAGCGATGATCATAATTATTATGAGCACGCTGTATAATGTAGATGATAATCCATTCCACATTTATTAAACAACGGTAACTTTAGTCTTTAAGTAGACTCCATCGGACAAAATCGACCCTGGAAGAATTTAGAACTATTGTAATTGAGATTGAAACCAGGGTTAATAACTGACATAGGTGATTCCTCCATAAATATAGATCTGATTCCATCGCACTTGATCACTGAAAGAAGAACTGAATCCTTTTCATCCTTAGATATCAGTTGGGAGGTCAGTGATCCCATGGTAGATGATCCTGCACATCTCAGAGCTATAGTTACAATAATTTAATTATGATTTTGAAAATTTGAGATAAGCATTGGAGCTCTGGCTGTCAATTGAGTTTGAGGGAGAAATCATATGATGCTGAGTCACCCAAAGACCTACTGTTCACTGAAGGGGGGATACAGTCTTGATAAAGGGCGACACGCGCGCCTCGTTCCCAGTGGCCACTGGCCAATCGGGAAGATTGCCTCTTTAATCCAGAGGGGGTGAGATTACTTGGGACATAAATAAATAACTCAAAATGATATAGTATAGGCTATTATAGCACTTAATAAAACATAACAACAAATGTATTTTCTTTATCCCATTAGTAaattatatttttataacaagaataataaacaAGGCTGGATAAGATACTAAAGCAGGCGCCCTATAAATAATAAAGTTACCCCTTAATAATGCAGCATTTTGTCCACCGCAATAGATGCACAACTATCCAAACATTACTGAAGAGCACTATCCTTTTCTATAGTCTCCCCGATCAtcactcttccccccccccctcccccctctcaagGCTAGAGTCCCTTGAAAGAGAGTTCTACTGGCCTTGGAGGGAGAATACATCTTCTTCCTCCAAGGTATTCTTTTTTCAAGCTACAAACCATCTCCGTTTTCTGATGAGGCAGATCATCAACAGATCAGTGATCTGAAACAGATTTCAGATCTCAATGGTAAATAGCTAGAACACGGACTTTACGATCAGATCAGTGGTCTGCAACAGATCGTCGTAAATTCAAAACGCCTTAATAGATCGCCCATCCTTATACGTACTCTCGAATCCTTATGGGAAACGGTGGTAGGGTAGGGTGAAGAACAATGCCGTCACGCACTCACCCAAGGTAGCGGCTGATTCGCACCATATACGCCCGGGATTTTTCTTTTCGTTAGATTCCAAACTTCCTCGTTTGATATAAATATGATAGAGGTTCAGTGGTGCTATTATTTAGATGTTAACTCGTTAGATTCAAAATCTTACTGTAGATCAAATTATCATGGTCTTCTAGACATCTAGAGTTAGGAATACCCCCTCTTCCTGACACTGGTGGCAGCGGAGGGATCCGTTCCTGTGGCATGTTTCCCTTTGTAAGGGCAGGAGCCAGAGTCCCTCGAGGGCGGTTTCAAGCACTgatctcaaaatatatattagaGATCAAAATATTCATTTGAAATCAGCACTAGCtcctaccgagatgtgtgaaactgaagaaaagaagatattctacgccaaactcgactccgtattagaccagtgccccacCCACCCAGACATACTCATTGTCGTGGGCGACTTCCTTGCTACtgctggcactgacagggttggttACGAGCTTGATctttcctcctgaattttgcaagagCCAAGAAGTTGAGAATCGCGGGTTCTTTGTACCAGAGACCGGAGCTGCACCGCTGGGCTTAGTAGCCTATAGCAATGCCGGAGGGGTACCTAAGGAGACTGACCACATTCTTGGAGGATCTTGCAGACCTGCTGAGTTTTCAGAAGTGCTGAGTTCATTGCAACTGATCATAGGCTTGTTATTGAAACACTCGAGATGCAACAAtaactactgtgttccatctccaGAGGCTGAAAGACCTGACATGTGCTCAGGAATAGCTATAATGCAGTGACGTACAGTCTCAAATCAGTtagatgtgctcagcacccttgagaaccctgtagaactgtgggataccttcaaacatgAGACCCTTCGAGCTGTAAAGGATCtcgagtgcattggagagcgcccaagATCTAGGAGAGGATTTGACTCTGGAATTGACGCAGGAGAATAAACTTAAGGAGTGATAAAGCACCTGGCTTCAGTAACAGCAGTGCGGAACTGCTCAAAGCTGGGGATG of Eriocheir sinensis breed Jianghai 21 chromosome 2, ASM2467909v1, whole genome shotgun sequence contains these proteins:
- the LOC127002691 gene encoding uncharacterized protein LOC127002691 isoform X1, with the translated sequence MVPAGRVFPPFLLLLLAWTFPTRVYSQQVNVSLVSTYYVEVTWVKTLLWLGVDDYNVSFTAESSNECTKTIHCSDIICTFNSLPCGVVSPCTNTTTTVAGDTYSAPPLSAVTGPEKVTNFAMNLEEGVEYISWVNPSTDSSPCYTETAVRVSFNDEDSISYFNHSQESTSKGLCAPGYGTVEVWTQGGDGHSNSSWEPIIYSGSGVVDVVTFETCEPVGCTSLQVEWSNTPVCPDVEYLSVEVGDVRQNVSTNTSNLTVTGLEVEKKYYTCIYARNKDGNVLQHSCMSYCETPTQVPENLTVKPLSTSALHFTWDPPVCQKPPVLYQLDIDYHYYTTTETEYIVDGLRSFYRYIVEVQVGQGYHYSDEKATMTAYTLPISPSLYVEWRGDKIYASWSFSAYNHWGFTFRFKVTWGESLQHEEETLNYHLWIDEFNSTDEVYRVCVAVYPIGREDLMSDTDCENVPESESGLSGWAITLIVLGTLAVIAVGVFCAAVHHNKSKAQQRQLQQQQQQQDVYTLNHGVTNPAAIT
- the LOC127002691 gene encoding uncharacterized protein LOC127002691 isoform X2 is translated as MMSHPLGRWRRRKQSTPSHHGARRESLPAVPVAAAGLDLPHACLHLPCGVVSPCTNTTTTVAGDTYSAPPLSAVTGPEKVTNFAMNLEEGVEYISWVNPSTDSSPCYTETAVRVSFNDEDSISYFNHSQESTSKGLCAPGYGTVEVWTQGGDGHSNSSWEPIIYSGSGVVDVVTFETCEPVGCTSLQVEWSNTPVCPDVEYLSVEVGDVRQNVSTNTSNLTVTGLEVEKKYYTCIYARNKDGNVLQHSCMSYCETPTQVPENLTVKPLSTSALHFTWDPPVCQKPPVLYQLDIDYHYYTTTETEYIVDGLRSFYRYIVEVQVGQGYHYSDEKATMTAYTLPISPSLYVEWRGDKIYASWSFSAYNHWGFTFRFKVTWGESLQHEEETLNYHLWIDEFNSTDEVYRVCVAVYPIGREDLMSDTDCENVPESESGLSGWAITLIVLGTLAVIAVGVFCAAVHHNKSKAQQRQLQQQQQQQDVYTLNHGVTNPAAIT
- the LOC127002691 gene encoding uncharacterized protein LOC127002691 isoform X3 gives rise to the protein MTTMSVLPQRAPTNVLSLPCGVVSPCTNTTTTVAGDTYSAPPLSAVTGPEKVTNFAMNLEEGVEYISWVNPSTDSSPCYTETAVRVSFNDEDSISYFNHSQESTSKGLCAPGYGTVEVWTQGGDGHSNSSWEPIIYSGSGVVDVVTFETCEPVGCTSLQVEWSNTPVCPDVEYLSVEVGDVRQNVSTNTSNLTVTGLEVEKKYYTCIYARNKDGNVLQHSCMSYCETPTQVPENLTVKPLSTSALHFTWDPPVCQKPPVLYQLDIDYHYYTTTETEYIVDGLRSFYRYIVEVQVGQGYHYSDEKATMTAYTLPISPSLYVEWRGDKIYASWSFSAYNHWGFTFRFKVTWGESLQHEEETLNYHLWIDEFNSTDEVYRVCVAVYPIGREDLMSDTDCENVPESESGLSGWAITLIVLGTLAVIAVGVFCAAVHHNKSKAQQRQLQQQQQQQDVYTLNHGVTNPAAIT